A region of Paenibacillus sp. JNUCC-31 DNA encodes the following proteins:
- a CDS encoding helix-turn-helix transcriptional regulator — protein sequence MDGSGVRGIRVMAGMTQAQFAEALNVSQSCVSDVENGRRNVSRDLRIKLAQVFGTGDDVLLAIQRAKESDKLAL from the coding sequence ATGGACGGATCAGGAGTACGCGGTATCCGGGTAATGGCCGGCATGACGCAGGCGCAATTTGCGGAAGCACTAAACGTCAGCCAATCGTGCGTGAGCGACGTGGAGAACGGAAGACGTAATGTTTCGCGTGATCTGAGGATCAAATTGGCCCAGGTATTCGGAACCGGAGATGACGTGCTATTGGCAATCCAAAGAGCAAAAGAGTCCGACAAATTGGCGCTTTAA
- a CDS encoding helix-turn-helix domain-containing protein — protein MTIDVTKPLAHDDGFARMPNILFRMYPILDGFTLETVGLYGYLLSWRQNKSGHAMYGKVWLNQSDITAQTGLSAYKIRAHISVLEKYGLLKATKSRKVANKRIYEPLEPLTEAEFRAIYAEEMSAFQDRMDAADREIEEARDRLQLKQAEFEPEPKAS, from the coding sequence ATGACAATCGACGTAACAAAACCACTCGCCCACGATGACGGATTTGCGCGCATGCCAAATATCTTGTTCCGGATGTACCCGATACTCGACGGGTTCACTCTGGAAACGGTGGGCCTATACGGATATCTACTGTCCTGGCGTCAGAACAAGTCGGGCCACGCGATGTACGGTAAAGTGTGGCTCAACCAGTCGGATATAACCGCTCAAACCGGGCTGTCCGCGTACAAAATACGAGCTCATATCAGTGTTCTCGAAAAATACGGCCTGTTAAAAGCCACTAAGTCGAGGAAGGTGGCGAATAAACGCATTTACGAGCCGCTTGAACCGTTAACCGAGGCAGAGTTCCGCGCAATTTATGCTGAGGAGATGAGTGCATTTCAAGATAGAATGGACGCAGCGGACCGTGAGATTGAAGAGGCTAGGGACCGATTGCAGCTAAAACAGGCTGAATTTGAACCGGAACCCAAGGCATCATAA
- a CDS encoding helix-turn-helix domain-containing protein, with protein MRKITIRLNELMQERGLTQTKLSEMTGVRQAAISEMSRNIREQINLRTLEKIADALEIDNIADLIKIEYK; from the coding sequence GTGCGGAAAATAACTATTAGGCTTAACGAGTTAATGCAAGAACGTGGATTGACTCAAACGAAATTATCCGAGATGACAGGAGTACGCCAAGCGGCTATCTCTGAAATGTCACGGAATATAAGGGAACAGATAAATCTTCGTACTCTTGAAAAAATTGCTGACGCTCTCGAGATAGACAACATAGCTGATTTAATCAAAATTGAATATAAATAG
- a CDS encoding DUF4365 domain-containing protein, which produces MIESHIKEGLSRAYAIAVAHRAGMNFSRPDFDYGFDGIFRDIQKINGRYCDSGYNIDIQLKTTINIVQEDNYIKYDLKAKNYNDLVSEEVGTPRMLVLFVLPKDQNEWLTISERGTILKNCAWWCSLKGMQPTSNADTVRVSIHKNQVLTEVSLRELMNKTKMGEDL; this is translated from the coding sequence ATGATTGAGAGCCACATAAAGGAAGGACTTAGTAGAGCTTACGCTATAGCAGTAGCACATAGAGCAGGAATGAATTTTTCCCGCCCTGATTTTGACTATGGATTTGATGGTATATTTAGAGATATTCAAAAAATAAATGGGAGATACTGTGATAGTGGTTACAATATTGATATTCAACTCAAGACAACAATAAATATTGTTCAGGAAGATAACTACATAAAATATGATTTGAAAGCCAAGAACTATAATGACCTTGTTTCAGAAGAAGTAGGTACACCTAGAATGTTGGTACTTTTTGTGCTACCAAAGGACCAAAATGAATGGTTAACGATATCCGAAAGAGGAACAATTTTGAAAAATTGTGCGTGGTGGTGCTCGCTTAAAGGTATGCAACCAACGAGTAACGCCGATACTGTCAGGGTAAGTATTCATAAGAATCAGGTACTAACTGAAGTGTCATTAAGAGAACTTATGAATAAAACAAAGATGGGTGAAGACTTATGA